A segment of the Rhizobium sp. ZPR4 genome:
GATGAAAGGCCCATCCGTTACCGAGGTCTCGCCATTGCGGACCCGCACCGTCACCGCCGACCTTGGCGATTGCAGCGCTTCGGCATGGATCATGTTGCCGCTCGCCATCAGATCGCGGTCGTAGCCGAGCGAATCCGAATCGAGCTTGTGCTTTTCCTCTTTGGTCATGACGTCGAGCGTCGTGCCATCGAACCAAACCTGGCAGAGATATTTCATCGCAGCGCCTCCTTTTCAACTTGCTGACGGCCATAGACGAGCGGCCGCCAAGCAAATCGACATCCCGATCCGCAGCATGACAAAAATTTTCGGCGCTGTCGAAAAAGCTCGAGCCCGGTCGACCAGTTCCGTCAACACCACAAGGAGAGACGGAAATGTACAGTCTGGAAGCCGCAATCGTTCATTATTGGCAACGGAAGACACTGTCGGAAGAAGAACTGCTCGACGCAGGGGATGTCGGAAGGGTCGTTTTCCGCACATGGCTCGGATTTGCGGGTTTTGCGCTGCTGATCCTGTGCCTGAGCTGGGCCGGCGAGCCCTCGGGTCATCAGCAATTGACGGCGAGCCAAAACGCAGACCGCCTTATGCCGATATCCGAGAACTAGGAAATAGACGCTCGCGTTAAAAGCGTTCCACAAAATCCGAGATGGCATCATAAAATCTGGATGTTTGATCGGCCGGTGCATTGTTTTCCGGCCAAATCGCGATCAGCGCCTCAAGATTTGTCTTGATCGCATGGAAGGTGTCCAAAGCCTCCCGCTCACTGCCGATGAAAACAGTATGAACCATGTTGCCGTAAAGGCCGCAGGTAATGGCAAACGGCACACGATCACACCTCTCAAGTGTGACGCGTGCGCCGTCACTATGTTCTTCGTCCAAAAGAATAATGCCGCTTTCTGAACCCTGATGACCGATTGTCGAACCGCCATCAAAGCTTACCCATGCCACGTATTTTCTCCGGTCAAATGTGATAGCTGCCTATCTATATGTTATTGGAATGCCGTTTCGAAGAAGCTGCGCAGCTTGCGCGAATGCAGCGCTTCCGGCGGCATGGCGGCCAGCTTCTGGATGGCACGGATGCCGATCTGCAGATGCTGGTTTACCTGCGTGCGATAGAAGGCCGTCGCCATACCAGGCAGTTTCAGCTCGCCATGCAGCGGCTTGTCCGAAACGCAGAGCAGCGTGCCGTAGGGAACGCGGAAGCGGAAGCCGTTGGCGGCAATCGTCGCCGATTCCATGTCGAGCGCGACAGCGCGGGCTTGCGACAGACGCTTTACCGGGCCTGCCTGATCGCGCAGTTCCCAGTTGCGATTATCGATGGTGCCGACGGTGCCCGTGCGCATGATGCGCTTCAGCTCGAAGCCTTCATAGCCGGTGATTTCGGCGACGGCCGCTTCGAGCGCCACCTGCACTTCGGCCAGCGCCGGGATCGGCACCCAGACCGGCAGGTCGTCGTCGAGAACGTGGTCCTCGCGCATATAGGCGTGGGCAAGCACATAGTCGCCAAGTCGCTGGCTGTTGCGCAAACCGGCGCAATGGCCGAGCATCAGCCAGGCATGCGGGCGGAGCACGGCGACGTGGTCGGTGATCGTCTTGGCGTTGGAAGGGCCAACGCCGATATTGATCATGGTGATCCCGGCATGTCCCTTCTTCTTCAGATGGTAGGCCGGCATCTGGGGCAGGCGCGGCGGCGTCGTGTCACCTTCGGGCTGGCTGGAACCAGCCTTGGTGATGATGTTTCCCGGTTCGACGAATTCGGTGTAGCCATCGCCGCCGCTCGCCATCAGGTCGCGCGCCCATTTGCAGAACTCGTCGATATAGAACTGATAGTTCGTGAACAGCACGAAATTCTGGAAGTGTGCCGCGCTGGTCGCCGTGTAGTGGACGAGGCGCGCCAGCGAATAGTCGATGCGCTGCGCGGTAAACGGCGCAAGCGGGGAGGGCTCGCCCGGCGGCGGGATGTATTCGCCATTGGCGATCTCGTCATCCGTCGTGTTCAGATCGGGTGTATCGAAGAGATCGCGCAGCGGAATGTCTTCGAAAACCGTGGCGGATGCTTCGACATGAGCACCTTCGCCGAAAGCAAAATGGATCGGAATGGGCGTCGTCGATTCCGATACGACCACCGGAACATTGTGGCTGCGCATCAGGAGCGTCAGCTGCTCCTTGAGATAGTGCTTGAAGAGCTGCGGGCGGGTGATGGTCGTCGTGTAGACGCCGGGGGCGGTGACATGGCCGTAGGAAAGGCGCGAGTCGACATGGCCGAAACTCGTCGTTTCGATGCTGACCTGCGGATAGAAGGCCCGGTAGCGCGCGGTGATCGGCGCGCCTTTGGCAAGCTTGGTGAAATTGTCGATCAGGAACGCCGTATTGCGCTCGTAAAGCTCCGTCAGCGCTTCGACGGCCTTGCCCGGATCATCGAAGGTCCGCGGCTGGAACGGGCTGGGAGAAGAGATGTCGAGGGGTGAAAAGGGAGAGATTCTGTTGCTCATGCGCCATTATAGAGTGTCGTTGATTACAAGCAAACGACGTTGCAAGAGGCGGCCTGGATTCTCGCAGCTATTTTTGTAGTCACTATCGAGGCCCCCGCATACCGGAGGCGGAGGCCTGTCTTTACTGTACGGTCGTGCAATACGGGGTACCGGCCTCAACGCAGGTGAAGCTTGCCCCGAAATGCGATTGTGCGCCGCTGCGTCCGGCATGTTCGACCGCAACCGAGAAGCTGAATGCAAAGATTGCGGCAAACAGCATGATAACAACAAAGCGCCGTGCGATAATCATCGAGTTCATGTTCCTGGCCCTACCCGTGCCCTATACTGGACACTGTTTTGCCATGGTCAGGCTGAACAGGTGCTGAGATACCGGTTCATCCGGCGTTCAGAAATATTACCGCTTTCGAATGCTCGCCTGCCTCTGTCCGCAAGCAAATAACAAAAGGCCTGCCGGCTGATGGCGGGCAGGTCCTATAGTTTTCATCGTGAGGGATGAGGGCCTTTTCAGAGCCTCGTCCAAGTCTGAGACTTGCAGAATACCTTCAGTACGCAGCCCTGCATCTTGATACTATTGCCGCTGATCGTGCCGGAACCGCTATAAGTCTTGTCCTCGGAGGGGTCGGTAAGCTGGCCCGTATAGCTGCCGCCCTTACCCTGCATCTTGCCGATCTGCTTGCCGGCATATTTGCCCGTCTTCAACGTCACGCAATAGCTGTCGCCGCAGGGGGCAATGGCGGCGGTATCGCCAGCAACTGTTTTCCAGTTACCGACGATCGGCTCTTCGGCAAAAGCGGCATTCGCGCTTATCAGCAATGCGATAGCAAGAACGGTGGTACGGATCATAGTGTCATTCCTCCCCCAAGGCGCCATCCGGTTCTGTAACCGGGAATGTGGTGAGATTATCTAACGCGAACGTAAAGGTAAATATGGTTTTCGGAGCGCAAATCCCCTGTTCCGTTGGACATCTGCGCCGTGCCGAAACACGGCATCCGATTGAACTGCGCTCTTTTTGTGGTGAACAAAGGGTTTAAATTCAAATCCTAACGGAAGGTTAAGCTCGCGCGAAAATCCTTAATTTGCAAGGGAAGCGATGTTTAACAAAATCCCAAGTTTACCAAGCATTTGCACTTTGTTTGCATCGAATTAATCATGCATTTTAGGCGTTTTTTGAAAGCCGTCTGCGATAGTGAAGCCATCAAACGAGCGGGGCAAACCCGCCGGCCGGAAGAACCGGAAAGCCGCGAACGACGGCAAGGTTCGGACGGAAAACAGGGCAGATACGAACAGAAGTCAAACAGGGATAATAACAATGGCACGCTTCGAAACGACGATGTCTGGAAATGCCATGATGGGTGGTAACGGCGCCGATGCCCTTTGCGAATTGGGCGTGAACTACGCGACCGGCAGGGGCTGCAATGCAGACCTCGTTGCCGCCCACAAATGGTTGAATATCGCGGCCATCCGTGGCAGCGAGCGCGCCGCCGAGCTTCGTGCCGACGTCGCCGCGACCCTGACCAAGATGCAGCTCGCTGCAGCGCTGCGCGCCGCCCGCGAGTGGATGACCACGCACTGAGGCGTGCCGCAAGCCATAAGACTTCCTGACCTCGAAAGAGGGGATGTCGGCGGCCGACGGAGAGGCGAGCCGCCGAATGATGAAAACCGCGACCGGCCGGAACAAGGCTGGCGCGGTTTCGTCGTTTTGGGCTTAACCAATCGCCTTCAGCACCTTCGGCAGCGCCTCGGCCAAGAGATCGAGATCCTGCTTGGGACCAACGCTGACGCGGATGCAGCGGTTGAGCGGCGCCACGCCTGGCATACGGATGAAGACGCCGTGCTGGATCAGCCCGTCGACGATGGCGCGGGCATAGGTGCCGTCCCGTCCACAATCGATAGCGACGAAGTTGGTGGCGGAGACGAGCGGCAAAAGCCCGTTGTCGCGGGCGATGGTGCCGATCTCCTCGCGGGCAGCCCGGATCTTGCCGACCACCTCGGCGAGATAGGCCTGATCCTTTAGCGCGGCGAGTGCTGCCACGGTGGCGAGCCGGTTCATGCCGAAATGATTGCGGATCTTGTCGAAGGTGAGCACCGTCTCGGGTGCACCGATGACATAGCCGACGCGGGCGCCGGCCAGCCCATAGGCCTTGGAGAAGGTGCGAGTGCGCAGCACGTTCGGCAGGCCGATCAGGGCGGAGATATCAGGCAGCGAGCTCGCAGGCCCGGTCTCGCTATAGGCCTCGTCGAGGATCAGCAGGCAATTTTCCGGTAGCGCGCGGGCAAAGGCAACGATCTTGCCGGCATCCCACCAGCTTCCCATCGGATTGTCGGGATTGGCGAAATAGACGAGCGGCGCGTTCTCGCGCTTCACCGCCTCGAGCAGCCCGTCGAGATCCTCGCGATCATCGACATAGGGTACGGTAGTGAGGCGGCCGCCGAAACCGGCGACGTGGAAATTGAAGGTGGGATAGCCGCCGAGCGAGGTGACGACGGGCGTGCCTGGCTCGATCACCATACGAGCAATCAGGCCGAGCAGACTGTCGATGCCTTCGCCAACGGCGATATTGGCCGGCTGTACGCCGAGATGCGCTGCAAGCGCCTGCTTCAGCTCAAAATTTTCCGGATCGTTGTACATCCAGATATCGCCAGCCCGCTCGCGCATGGCGGCAATGACGGAGGGCGCCGGCCCGAAACCGTTCTCATTGGCGCCGATACGGGCCTTGACGCTGAGCCCGCGCTGACGCTCCAGCGCCTCGGGGCCGACAAAAGGAACGGTGGAGGGCAGGGCGCTGATCAGCGGCGTGAAGCGCGAGAAGGCGGACATGCTGGCTTTGTTTCCCGAATTCAGTTGCAGGGTGCGGCAGAATAGGCGCTTGGCGAGCGGTTGCAAGAGCGGAAAGACGTTCGTCCGCACTGCGCCATTTGTGCTCATCGCAACCGATGAAGGATCATCTGTTCGATAATCCATAAAGCAGAGGAAACGCGCTTCGCCAGACGGCTGCGCGTTCCCCTTAATGCACGGTCGAAGTCGAAACGGCAGCAGCTTTTCGGCTGCCACCGGTTCCGGTTACAAACCTGCCTCAGCCATCCAGAGTTCGGCATCCGCACCGGCCGGAATTCGCAGCGGGGCGGATGGATCGGTGGCTGCCCGCCACACCGCCTTCGCTACGTCGGGAGCATAGGTCACGGGGCCGGTGTCGTCCTGCACATTCTTTATGAATTGCTGGATCAAGGGCGCATAATCCGGATCGTCCAGACCACGCAAATGTGGACGCGCATTCTCCCCAAAGCGGGTTTCCGGCGACCGGCCTGGCAAGACAATATGCACCCGCACGCCAAATGGCTCCATCTCCACCGATAAGGACTCGGTGAAGGCGTTCACCGCTGCCTTGCTCGCCCGGTAAATCCCAATCACCGGTAGAGTCTTGACCGTCACCGTGGAGGTGACGTTGATGATGACTCCGGCCCGACGTTGACGCATCTGAGGCAATATGGCCTGAACCATCGCCAATGTGCCGATCGTATTTGTCTGGAAAAGCGACTGCACCGTCTCCGGCGCAGTCAGCTCGATTGGTGAGGGCGCTCCGAAACCGGCATTGTTGACCAATACGTCTATCGGGCCGGCAACCTTCACGGCGTCCGCGATGCTTGCCGGATTGGTGACGTCGAGTGCGAGAATACGCAAGCGTTCGGAAATCGGTAGTAGCTCGGGTTTGGGCGTGCGCATTGTCGCGATGACATCCCACCCTCGTTCAAAAAACAGTTTCGCAGTCTCCAGGCCGAAGCCGGACGAGCAACCAGTAATCAATATCGTGGACATGAGCCTCTCCAAACAAAAGGAATGATGCCATGGTAGTGACCGAGAGAGAGACTTTATATATGCTACAGTCTCCATTTCTTTAGCGTTAGTCCTGATTATGACCGTTGATCCTCTTGCCGAAATCGTCACGCTGCTGCAGCCGGCCGCACGCTTTTCGAAGCTGGTGGAATGCGCCGGCGCCTGGCGAATTCATCGCGAGGCCACAAGCGAGCCATTCTACTGCGCAATCCTTGAGGGGCGTTGCCGCGTAACGTTTGGGGGACATCAGCCTTTCATCCTCCAGGCCGGTGATTTCGTGCTCGTGCCGGCCATGCGCGACCTTGTCAACGAGAGCGTCGACGCACCGGCCGGTCTGTCCGCCATGGTTCCAACGCAGTTGAGTGGCGGCCATTTCCGTGTCGGCCGCCTCGAAGGGCCGGCGGATCTGCGCATGCGCATAGGGCACTGCAGTTTCGGCGCGCCGGATGCGGCCTTGCTCGTTTCCCTCTTGCCTGATGTGGTTATCGTTCGCGACGAGCCCCGACTCGCGACGCTGATGCAATTGGTCGGCGAGGAAACGCGCGAGCGCCGGCCGGCGCGCGAACTCGTGCTGGAACGGCTGCTGGAGGTGTTGTTGATCGAGGCATTGCGATCCGGCACGGAAACAACCGTCACGTCGAGCTTGAGCCGCGGCCTTGCCGATGAACGCCTGGCTGCAGCACTTCACGCGATGCATGCGCGTCCTGCCCATCCCTGGACTGTGGCGGATCTTGCGACCGAAGCGGCCCTGTCCCGATCGGCTTTCTTCGCGCGTTTCAGCCGCGTCGTTGGCCTGCCGCCAATGGAATATCTATTGGCTTGGCGCATGGCTCTCGCAAAGCAGCTATTGCGCAGCCGCGAATTGGGGATGGATCAGGTAGCTGAACGCGTTGGCTACGGATCGGCAAGCACTTTCAGCGTTGCCTTTGCGCGATACGCGGGCATGCCGCCCGCGCGATATGCCCGCGGGGACGTGCGAAGCGATTGAGGGCGTAAAGCCGAATTTATACCTTTTGCCTTCTGCCGCGCGCAGCCATCGCTTCGGCATTGCCGATCATGAAATCGGCGCGCACGACGCGACGCAATGTTTCCGGTTCGATCAGGTTGATGAAGCGGACATGGACGCGGTTGTCGTTGCGGCTGATTTCGGCGCACGCGATGCGGTAGGCGAGGCCGAGGATGTTCAGATAGTAATGGGTCGGCAGGCCGACCGTCGTGGCGACGGTGAAGCTGGCGCCGCCGCGCGAGATGTCGGTAATCTCCGCGCTGCGCACGGAAATGCCCGTGAGACAAGGACGAACCGCCACGAGGCGCGCCGGCCTCTGAACGTAGAAGCGTTCCCAGCTCCGTTCGTAGACTTCGGATTTGACTTTCGCCAGATGGGTTGCGCGAAGCATTGTCATTCCCTGTTGAAGAACAGACCGAATTCATCTCGGTTACAGCATGAACCTTGCACGGAGATTTTGCTGAAGCGTCAATTGCATTGGTATAATTTTAACGGGTTCGTCTTTTGTGCCGATTTGGGCGCATCTTGACAGCGAGATCGGCTTCGATCATACGAAAGCTCGGTTCGAGGCACCTGCCGCTCGCGGATGAAAATCCAAGGTGAAGTCCTCGCTGTTTCTGGTCGCAGCCATTTAGGGCATGCTGACTGACGGTAATGCGAGCTCCGTTTCACGGTCGTAATTGCGTGCCTTAGCAAAGGCTGATCCTATGACGACGTATCCGTCCATAGATGAATTGAAGGCTCAGGCCCGGCGTCTGCGTCAGGCCATGGCCGAGCGCGGCGACGACATGAGCCACTCGACGGCGCTGGAACTCATCGCCAAGCAGCATGGGCTGCGCGATTGGAACACGCTGTCGGCGCTTGCGGCAAAACCGAATGACGGGCCGGATGCACCCTTCGATGTCGGGTCCGCCGTGCGCGGGCGCTATCTGAACAAGCCGTTCACCGGCAAGGTTCTTGCGATGTCGGCGAAGTCAGGCGGGCTCTACAGGATCACGATCCATTTCGACGAACCGGTCGACGTGGTGGAGTTCGAGAGCTTCTCGGCATTCCGTCAGCGCATCAACGCCCAGGTCGATGCCGACGGCATTTCGCCGCGTAAAACGTCGAACGGCATACCGCATCTCGTTCTCGACATCTGACATTCATCTTCTACCGATAGGCCGCTATCTTCGCCGATAGCGAGCGATTCCGTCTGGATACCGCCATGACACGTCATACTGAAAACAACATGTTCCTCACCGGCTGGCTGCCGGGCGTCTTCATCAAGACCGCCGCGCCGATCGTCATCATCACCACGGTCAGCGGCCTCTTTGCCGTCGTCGACGCCTATTTCCTCGGCGTCTATGTCGGCGCCGACGCGCTGTCCGCCGTCAGCCTCATCTTTCCCGCGCTGATGCTGCTGATTGCGCTGCAGACACTGGTTTCCAATGGTATGGCGAGCATTCTCGCCCGTCGCCTCGGAGCCGGAGATCGCGATGGCGCGAAGGCCGTGTTCACCGGTGCCCATACGCTGGCGATCGCCGTCGTCGTGCTCGTCAATCTTGTCTACTGGCTTGTCGCCCGGCAGTTCATCGCTGTGGCTGCGGCAGGAAACGCCGATGTCGCCCGCAGCGCCGAGGCCTTCATGGGCGTCATGGTCGCCTTCGCGCCGATCAGCTTCTTCCTGTCGATCCATCTTGACGGGCTGCGCTGCGAGGGAAAGCTCGGCTTCATGACGCTGGTGACACTTGCCTCGACGCTACTCAATATCCTGGCAAACTGGTTGCTGATGGCTGTTGCGCACTGGGGCGTGGTCGGCTCCGCCGGTGGCTCGATCCTGGCGCAATTCATCTGCCTGGCGATCGTCGTCATCTATCGCCTGCGTCGGCCTGGCGGCCTTTGGGTCGAGATGGCGCTGCATGTTCGCGAATGGCGCGGCATCTTTGCCTTCGGTGCGCCGATGAGCCTCGGCCTCATCGGCATTTCGCTAAGCTCGGCGGCGATCCTCTTCAACGTGTCGATCTGGCATCAGGGGGATTATGTCGCGACCGTCGGCGCCTATGGCATCGTCACCCGCGTGATGACCTTCGCCTATCTGCCGCTGCTCGGCTTGAGCATCGCGCTGCAGACCATTTCGGGTCACAATCACGGCGCGGCATTACCCGGCCGCGTCGGCCATAGCGTTGTCATCGCCATGATCTCGGCCCTGGTCTACTGCGCCGCAGTCGAGCTGATCGTCGAGCTGCTGGCGGGGCATCTGGGCGCGATCTTCGTGGCCGATCCCGTGATCATCGACGAAGTCGGCCGCATCCTGCCCTGGACGATCGGCGCCTATTTCCTCTTCGGCCAGGCGATCATCCTGTCGTCGTATTTCCAGTCGATCGGCGATGCGAAACGCGGCGCGATCTTCGGTCTGTCACGGTCCTATCTGTTCACCCTGCCGCTGACATTTCTGCTGCCGCTCGTCTTCGGCGAACGGGGGATCTGGATGACGCCCATCTTCGCGGAGATGGGGATGATCGTGCTCACTTGGCTGGTGCTGTCGCGCAATGCCAGGGACCGGAAATGGCGCTTCGGCCTGCTGCCCGCATGACATGGAAAAGGCCGCGCTTTCGGGCGCGGCCTTTTCGTATGAGCTTATGTCAGAGGGCACTCAGGACTTGAGCAGCCACTCATGCTCGACGGCATTGTGGAACTTCCAGATGCGCTTCGGGCCGGCCATGACGTTGAGATAGTAGAGATCATAGCCGTGGCAGGCAGCGCAGGGATGGTAACCCTTCGGCACCAGCGTCACGTCGCCGTCTTCCAGCACCATGACTTCGTCCAGCGACCGGTCGTCCGTGTAGACGCGCTGGAAGCCGAAACCCTGCGGTGGATTGAGGCGATGGTAATAGGTCTCCTCGAGGAAGCTTTCGTTCGGGAGATCGTCCTGATCGTGCTTATGCGGAGGGTAGGAAGACGTATGCCCGCCCGGCGTGATCACTTCCACTACGAGCAGCGAATGCGCTGCACCGTCGTCTTCCGGCATGATGTTGTTGACGTGACGGACATTCGTGCCCTTGCCGCGCGTAAGCGTCGGATGGGTGCCCGGCGGAATGGCGCGGGCTTCATAGGAGCCGCCGCCCGGTGCCGAGCAGACGGCCAGTTCCAGATCGGTCTCGGCGGTCACCGACCAGCTCGATCCAGAGGGAATATAGAGCGCGTGGGGCGCGCCTTCGAAGGGGCTCATGCGTCCGCCGAGCGAGCCGAAATCCTTTACGCCGGACTTTGCGCTTCCCTTGCCGCTGACCCATACGAGGCAGACTTCGCGGTCGCCGGTCTCGGCCGCAGCCGTTTCGCCCGGCTTCAGGCGGTGGAGATCGAAGCCGACATAGGTCCAGCCGGCGCTTTCGGGCGTGACATGGGTGACGCGGCCATGGGTGCCGTCAGGTTTGACCTTGAGATTGGGCATGGGTTCTTCCTCCATTGCTTGGAAAACGCCCCTCGCCATCCTTCGACGGGGCGAGGAGCGCTCATCTCTCGAGCAATTCCAGGAAAAGTGCGCAGCGGTTTTCCGTCCGGAATTGCTAGATAACAAAGAGCTAGAGCGTTTTCGCGATTCGAAGAAAAGCGGAAGCGCTCTAGCTATCCCTTGGGAAAGCCTTCGGTTTCCACGGTGTAGCCTGCCGCCGTCATGACGCGCATCAGCTCGGCATGGCCGATCTCGGCCATCTTCTGCGGCGGTGCCTTGCGCGGGTCCTGCTCGGCTTCGACCACGAACCAGCCTTCATAGCCGTAGTCGGCGAAGCGCTTTACGATGGCGCCGAAATCCAGTGAACCGTCGCCCGGCACCGTGAACGCGCCAAGCGCGACGGCATCGAGGAAGGATTGGCGGCTGCGATCCAGCCCGTCGACGACGGACTTGCGGATGTCCTTGACGTGGACGTGGTTGATGCGGGCATGGTGGTTGTCGATGGCGCGCAGCACGTCGCCGCCGGCAAAGGCGAGATGGCCGGCATCGAGCAGCAACGGAATGCCTTCGCCGGAATTGCGCATGAAGGCGTCGAGCTCCGGCTCTGTTTCGACAACGGCGGCCATGTGATGGTGATAGGAGAGCGGCATGCCCTGCGAGGCGCACCATTCGCCGAACTCGGTGACGCGGCGGGCATATGCCTTCATCTCGTCATCCGAAAGGCGCGGCTTCGTGGCGAGCGGCTTGGAGCGATCGCCCTGGATGGAGCGGCCGACTTCGCCATAGACGATGCAAGGCGCGTTGACGGCCTTGAACAGCTCGATCATCGGCGCGATGCGGTCCTTGTTGGCGGCAAGCTCCTCGTTGACGAGCGTGCCGGAGAACCAGCCGCCGCAGAGGGTCACGTCGGCGGCACGCAGGATCGGCAGCATCTCGCCCGGGTTGCTGGGGAAGCGCCGGCCCTGTTCCATGCCGGTGAAGCCCGCACCGCGCGACTGGCGCAGGCATTCTTCCAGGGATACGTCGTCGCTGAGCTCAGGAAGATCGTCGTTCCACCAGGCGATGGGCGACATGCCGAGTTTGGCCTTCATCAATGGTCTCCTTGAAAATAGTGTTGGAGGAGCGTTTCAGCTCCTCCGGAAAAGTGTCGGAAATCGATCAGCCGATGCGCTGGGAGGCACGGGCCTGTTCGTAGGCGGCGCGGGCCTTGTTGACTTCGGCGCGCGGGCTGACTTCGGGCACGACGACATCCCACCAATGACCGCCTTCGTCCGTCGTGATCAACGGGTCGGTGTCGATGACGATGACGGAACTGCGGTCGTTCTTCTTCGATGCTTCGATCGCCTGTTCGAGCTCGGCGATGGAGGAGACCTTCACGGCAATCGCGCCCATGCTTTCGGCATGCGCCCGGAAGTCGATCTCCGGCATCACTTCGAAACGCGAGTCCTTCAAGAGGTTGTTGAAGTTCGCGCCGCCGGTTGCCATCTGCAGGCGGTTGATGCAGCCATAGCCGCGGTTGTCGAGCAGCACGACGGTGATCTTCAGGCCGAGCATGACCGAGGTCGCCAGTTCGGAATTCAGCATCATGTAGGAGCCGTCGCCGACCATGACAACGACATCCTTCTCCGGCCGCGCCATCTTGACGCCAAGGCCACCGGCAAT
Coding sequences within it:
- a CDS encoding YciI family protein → MKYLCQVWFDGTTLDVMTKEEKHKLDSDSLGYDRDLMASGNMIHAEALQSPRSAVTVRVRNGETSVTDGPFIETKEYLGGFILIEAKDLNDAIRIAAGIPLAKLGAIEVRPIYSFGPDV
- a CDS encoding AMP nucleosidase: MSNRISPFSPLDISSPSPFQPRTFDDPGKAVEALTELYERNTAFLIDNFTKLAKGAPITARYRAFYPQVSIETTSFGHVDSRLSYGHVTAPGVYTTTITRPQLFKHYLKEQLTLLMRSHNVPVVVSESTTPIPIHFAFGEGAHVEASATVFEDIPLRDLFDTPDLNTTDDEIANGEYIPPPGEPSPLAPFTAQRIDYSLARLVHYTATSAAHFQNFVLFTNYQFYIDEFCKWARDLMASGGDGYTEFVEPGNIITKAGSSQPEGDTTPPRLPQMPAYHLKKKGHAGITMINIGVGPSNAKTITDHVAVLRPHAWLMLGHCAGLRNSQRLGDYVLAHAYMREDHVLDDDLPVWVPIPALAEVQVALEAAVAEITGYEGFELKRIMRTGTVGTIDNRNWELRDQAGPVKRLSQARAVALDMESATIAANGFRFRVPYGTLLCVSDKPLHGELKLPGMATAFYRTQVNQHLQIGIRAIQKLAAMPPEALHSRKLRSFFETAFQ
- a CDS encoding DUF2147 domain-containing protein, coding for MIRTTVLAIALLISANAAFAEEPIVGNWKTVAGDTAAIAPCGDSYCVTLKTGKYAGKQIGKMQGKGGSYTGQLTDPSEDKTYSGSGTISGNSIKMQGCVLKVFCKSQTWTRL
- a CDS encoding sel1 repeat family protein, with the translated sequence MARFETTMSGNAMMGGNGADALCELGVNYATGRGCNADLVAAHKWLNIAAIRGSERAAELRADVAATLTKMQLAAALRAAREWMTTH
- a CDS encoding pyridoxal phosphate-dependent aminotransferase; this encodes MSAFSRFTPLISALPSTVPFVGPEALERQRGLSVKARIGANENGFGPAPSVIAAMRERAGDIWMYNDPENFELKQALAAHLGVQPANIAVGEGIDSLLGLIARMVIEPGTPVVTSLGGYPTFNFHVAGFGGRLTTVPYVDDREDLDGLLEAVKRENAPLVYFANPDNPMGSWWDAGKIVAFARALPENCLLILDEAYSETGPASSLPDISALIGLPNVLRTRTFSKAYGLAGARVGYVIGAPETVLTFDKIRNHFGMNRLATVAALAALKDQAYLAEVVGKIRAAREEIGTIARDNGLLPLVSATNFVAIDCGRDGTYARAIVDGLIQHGVFIRMPGVAPLNRCIRVSVGPKQDLDLLAEALPKVLKAIG
- a CDS encoding SDR family oxidoreductase, translated to MSTILITGCSSGFGLETAKLFFERGWDVIATMRTPKPELLPISERLRILALDVTNPASIADAVKVAGPIDVLVNNAGFGAPSPIELTAPETVQSLFQTNTIGTLAMVQAILPQMRQRRAGVIINVTSTVTVKTLPVIGIYRASKAAVNAFTESLSVEMEPFGVRVHIVLPGRSPETRFGENARPHLRGLDDPDYAPLIQQFIKNVQDDTGPVTYAPDVAKAVWRAATDPSAPLRIPAGADAELWMAEAGL
- a CDS encoding AraC family transcriptional regulator codes for the protein MTVDPLAEIVTLLQPAARFSKLVECAGAWRIHREATSEPFYCAILEGRCRVTFGGHQPFILQAGDFVLVPAMRDLVNESVDAPAGLSAMVPTQLSGGHFRVGRLEGPADLRMRIGHCSFGAPDAALLVSLLPDVVIVRDEPRLATLMQLVGEETRERRPARELVLERLLEVLLIEALRSGTETTVTSSLSRGLADERLAAALHAMHARPAHPWTVADLATEAALSRSAFFARFSRVVGLPPMEYLLAWRMALAKQLLRSRELGMDQVAERVGYGSASTFSVAFARYAGMPPARYARGDVRSD
- a CDS encoding pilus assembly protein PilZ gives rise to the protein MTMLRATHLAKVKSEVYERSWERFYVQRPARLVAVRPCLTGISVRSAEITDISRGGASFTVATTVGLPTHYYLNILGLAYRIACAEISRNDNRVHVRFINLIEPETLRRVVRADFMIGNAEAMAARGRRQKV
- a CDS encoding glyoxalase superfamily protein — its product is MTTYPSIDELKAQARRLRQAMAERGDDMSHSTALELIAKQHGLRDWNTLSALAAKPNDGPDAPFDVGSAVRGRYLNKPFTGKVLAMSAKSGGLYRITIHFDEPVDVVEFESFSAFRQRINAQVDADGISPRKTSNGIPHLVLDI
- a CDS encoding MATE family efflux transporter, with translation MTRHTENNMFLTGWLPGVFIKTAAPIVIITTVSGLFAVVDAYFLGVYVGADALSAVSLIFPALMLLIALQTLVSNGMASILARRLGAGDRDGAKAVFTGAHTLAIAVVVLVNLVYWLVARQFIAVAAAGNADVARSAEAFMGVMVAFAPISFFLSIHLDGLRCEGKLGFMTLVTLASTLLNILANWLLMAVAHWGVVGSAGGSILAQFICLAIVVIYRLRRPGGLWVEMALHVREWRGIFAFGAPMSLGLIGISLSSAAILFNVSIWHQGDYVATVGAYGIVTRVMTFAYLPLLGLSIALQTISGHNHGAALPGRVGHSVVIAMISALVYCAAVELIVELLAGHLGAIFVADPVIIDEVGRILPWTIGAYFLFGQAIILSSYFQSIGDAKRGAIFGLSRSYLFTLPLTFLLPLVFGERGIWMTPIFAEMGMIVLTWLVLSRNARDRKWRFGLLPA
- the iolB gene encoding 5-deoxy-glucuronate isomerase produces the protein MPNLKVKPDGTHGRVTHVTPESAGWTYVGFDLHRLKPGETAAAETGDREVCLVWVSGKGSAKSGVKDFGSLGGRMSPFEGAPHALYIPSGSSWSVTAETDLELAVCSAPGGGSYEARAIPPGTHPTLTRGKGTNVRHVNNIMPEDDGAAHSLLVVEVITPGGHTSSYPPHKHDQDDLPNESFLEETYYHRLNPPQGFGFQRVYTDDRSLDEVMVLEDGDVTLVPKGYHPCAACHGYDLYYLNVMAGPKRIWKFHNAVEHEWLLKS